The Strix aluco isolate bStrAlu1 chromosome 1, bStrAlu1.hap1, whole genome shotgun sequence genome has a window encoding:
- the PSMG4 gene encoding proteasome assembly chaperone 4 isoform X2: MEAAGGGGAAAAAGGIALHDFSGRLGEQWVHFHAMRLRDSLFLWVGAAPALASLAVAMCSPRDSIPVAASLLGDPSDTASACLAQRLARPKNRYLSATIFKTQTAVSPYS; encoded by the exons atggaggcggcgggcggcgggggagcagcggcggcggcgggcggcatcGCCCTGCACGACTTCAGCGGGCGGCTGGGCGAGCAGTGGGTGCACTTCCACGCCATGCGGCTGCGGGACTCGCTCTTCCTCTGGGTGGGCGCCGCGCCCGCCCTCGCTAGCCTGGCCGTCGCCATGTGCAGCCCCCGC GACAGCATCCCGGTGGCCGCCTCGCTCCTGGGGGACCCCTCCGACACCGCCTCCGCCTGCCTGGCCCAGCGCTTGG CAAGACCAAAAAACAGGTATTTGTCAGCTACAATCTTCAAAACACAGACAGCAGTTTCACCTTACTCATAG
- the PSMG4 gene encoding proteasome assembly chaperone 4 isoform X1, with translation MEAAGGGGAAAAAGGIALHDFSGRLGEQWVHFHAMRLRDSLFLWVGAAPALASLAVAMCSPRDSIPVAASLLGDPSDTASACLAQRLASKTKKQVFVSYNLQNTDSSFTLLIENRIKEEMMAFPEKF, from the exons atggaggcggcgggcggcgggggagcagcggcggcggcgggcggcatcGCCCTGCACGACTTCAGCGGGCGGCTGGGCGAGCAGTGGGTGCACTTCCACGCCATGCGGCTGCGGGACTCGCTCTTCCTCTGGGTGGGCGCCGCGCCCGCCCTCGCTAGCCTGGCCGTCGCCATGTGCAGCCCCCGC GACAGCATCCCGGTGGCCGCCTCGCTCCTGGGGGACCCCTCCGACACCGCCTCCGCCTGCCTGGCCCAGCGCTTGG CCAGCAAGACCAAAAAACAGGTATTTGTCAGCTACAATCTTCAAAACACAGACAGCAGTTTCACCTTACTCATAGAAAATAGGATCAAAGAAGAAATGATGGCTTTTCCAGAGAAGTTCTGA